A stretch of the Haloplanus aerogenes genome encodes the following:
- a CDS encoding transcription factor codes for MAFEELLSDPVIQKYLHELVGPTGMPVAAAPPDGEVTDEELAEELELELNDVRRALFILYENDLASYRRVRDEDSGWLTYLWTFEYENIPENLEEEMYRLLDALEERLEYERTHEFYLSEPAGIRFEFSEAMEFDFQCPETGAPLEPMENDDLVRATERRIEELRNELNVDITR; via the coding sequence ATGGCTTTTGAGGAGCTGCTGAGCGATCCGGTGATCCAGAAGTACCTCCACGAACTCGTCGGACCGACGGGGATGCCGGTCGCGGCCGCGCCGCCGGACGGGGAGGTGACGGACGAGGAACTCGCCGAGGAACTGGAGCTCGAACTCAACGACGTGCGCCGAGCCCTCTTCATCCTCTACGAGAACGACCTCGCTAGCTACCGCCGCGTCCGCGACGAGGACTCCGGGTGGCTCACGTATCTCTGGACGTTCGAGTACGAGAACATTCCGGAGAATCTGGAAGAGGAGATGTACCGCCTGCTCGACGCGCTCGAGGAGCGACTGGAGTACGAGCGGACCCACGAGTTCTACCTCTCGGAACCCGCGGGCATCCGCTTCGAGTTCAGCGAAGCGATGGAGTTCGACTTCCAGTGCCCGGAGACGGGCGCGCCGCTCGAACCGATGGAGAACGACGACCTCGTTCGGGCGACCGAGCGCCGTATCGAGGAACTCCGGAACGAACTCAACGTGGACATCACCCGCTGA
- a CDS encoding DUF2110 family protein, translating into MVVLATKCYVEGSARERALDGMDALVDNAIGDLDVDWEVGVRHDDFVSVTITGEDEVAARNVLREEWGEIGTGFEDGDVYVGTLESWDEDGFVLDAGERVRIPADQLGLGPGSPSQIRDRFGLVQHIPLRFVAGDPPRLADAERDRLFEWTRSDNGRLNVNSATRGEVRATINRAGHARDIVTVERLGLLEQSVVCTEGTDPPGLLASVGEYLPAELKCVIP; encoded by the coding sequence ATGGTCGTTCTCGCAACCAAGTGTTACGTGGAGGGGTCGGCCCGGGAACGCGCACTCGACGGAATGGACGCACTCGTCGACAACGCCATCGGTGACCTCGACGTGGACTGGGAGGTCGGCGTCCGCCACGACGACTTCGTTTCGGTGACGATCACCGGCGAGGACGAGGTGGCCGCCCGCAACGTCCTCCGCGAGGAGTGGGGAGAGATCGGCACGGGCTTCGAGGACGGCGATGTCTACGTCGGCACGCTCGAATCGTGGGACGAGGACGGGTTCGTCCTCGATGCCGGCGAGCGAGTGCGGATTCCGGCCGACCAGCTCGGCCTCGGTCCGGGGTCACCGTCGCAGATCCGCGACCGGTTCGGCCTCGTCCAGCACATCCCGCTTCGGTTCGTCGCCGGCGACCCGCCACGACTGGCCGACGCGGAACGCGACCGGCTCTTCGAGTGGACGCGCAGCGACAACGGTCGGCTGAACGTCAACAGCGCGACGCGGGGTGAAGTGCGGGCGACCATCAACCGGGCGGGCCACGCCCGCGACATCGTCACCGTCGAACGCCTCGGCTTGCTCGAACAGAGCGTCGTCTGTACGGAGGGAACCGATCCGCCGGGCTTGCTCGCCAGCGTCGGGGAGTACTTGCCCGCGGAGCTCAAATGTGTCATTCCCTGA
- a CDS encoding DUF7385 family protein, whose product MRMEDFEQLVSSLTPREENDEIKLYQNTVSVACPVCEKPFDDLVACKNQETSLEQIEPLDICVTVHEGSPLLFTHKH is encoded by the coding sequence GTGCGTATGGAGGACTTCGAGCAACTCGTGTCGTCGCTTACGCCCCGTGAGGAAAACGACGAGATCAAACTCTACCAGAACACCGTCTCGGTCGCGTGCCCAGTGTGTGAGAAGCCGTTCGACGACCTCGTGGCGTGTAAAAATCAGGAGACCAGCCTCGAACAGATCGAACCGCTCGACATCTGCGTCACCGTCCACGAAGGGAGCCCGCTGCTCTTCACGCACAAGCACTAG
- a CDS encoding LEA type 2 family protein, with protein MLSRLRRLLSTTQRLVTLAVVAVIVTAAIAFFFLSQPTVAGIDNRFGDVNETTTEIESDLQVRNPNPIGANLGGLTVDYAIDMNGIRMATGTKEGVSIEQGRSTVPMTTTLANERIPTWWVSHIRNGERTTLAVNADVHSSTLGASFGAPKVSRDIETDIISAFNSTEDRPVGSSPTGGPVLVIRETSAQWGNVSASETNIDMRFVVHNPNSYAVPVSELSYRATMNGIEMGNGTTEDKGVIPPGGTRTIEATTTLNNQHIDEWWVSHLQNDQVTDLRIDFAARVELPTGTMEIPLDALTYSRTIETDIFDNKADDGSSGAGSESGTTTPTGTPTPTPSDDGLLDGESTLTETPSDDGGTATPTPTPSDDGLLDGNGTATATPSDEDTATPTTTPTDDDGTATPTPTTTDDGGLLAIGMRGGMVPVEPIR; from the coding sequence ATGCTGTCTCGGCTTCGTAGGCTCCTGTCGACGACTCAACGGCTCGTTACGCTGGCCGTCGTCGCCGTGATCGTCACGGCGGCTATCGCCTTTTTCTTCCTCAGTCAACCCACCGTCGCCGGTATCGACAACCGGTTCGGCGACGTGAACGAGACGACGACCGAAATCGAGAGCGATCTGCAGGTGCGGAATCCGAACCCCATCGGCGCCAACCTCGGCGGTCTCACCGTCGACTACGCTATCGACATGAACGGCATCCGGATGGCAACGGGCACCAAGGAGGGCGTCTCCATCGAACAGGGACGGTCGACCGTCCCGATGACGACTACGCTCGCGAACGAGCGCATTCCGACGTGGTGGGTGAGTCACATCCGCAACGGCGAGCGGACGACGCTGGCAGTCAACGCCGACGTCCACTCCTCGACGCTCGGCGCCTCCTTCGGCGCGCCGAAAGTGAGTCGAGACATCGAGACGGACATCATCTCCGCGTTCAACTCCACCGAGGACCGCCCCGTCGGGTCGTCCCCGACCGGCGGCCCGGTTCTCGTCATCCGCGAGACGAGCGCTCAGTGGGGGAACGTGAGCGCCTCGGAGACGAACATCGACATGCGGTTCGTCGTCCACAATCCCAACTCCTACGCGGTGCCGGTCTCGGAACTCAGTTACCGGGCGACGATGAACGGCATCGAGATGGGGAACGGCACCACGGAGGACAAGGGCGTGATCCCACCGGGCGGCACCCGGACCATCGAAGCCACCACGACCCTGAACAACCAGCACATCGACGAGTGGTGGGTGAGTCACCTGCAGAACGACCAGGTGACCGACCTCCGGATCGACTTCGCGGCGCGGGTCGAACTCCCGACGGGAACGATGGAGATTCCGCTCGACGCACTGACCTACTCCCGGACTATCGAGACGGATATCTTCGACAACAAGGCGGACGACGGATCGAGCGGTGCGGGAAGCGAGAGCGGAACCACGACCCCGACGGGGACGCCCACCCCGACGCCGAGCGACGACGGCCTCCTCGACGGCGAATCGACACTGACGGAAACGCCCAGTGACGACGGTGGGACGGCGACGCCCACCCCGACGCCGAGCGACGACGGCCTCCTCGACGGCAACGGGACCGCGACGGCGACGCCGAGCGACGAGGACACTGCGACACCGACGACCACACCCACCGACGACGATGGGACGGCGACGCCGACACCGACGACCACTGACGACGGCGGCCTCCTCGCTATCGGGATGCGGGGCGGGATGGTGCCGGTCGAACCGATACGATAG
- a CDS encoding competence/damage-inducible protein A: protein MRIAVVTVGDELLSGDTVNTNATWLCDRLDERGVSVERVTTVPDRIADIARVVNEYRAEYDAVIVTGGVGPTHDDVTMDGVAAAFGREVVPNEDAEAWIADHGDYSASDLTEGTTHLPAGARMLSNPEGVAPGAVVDGVYVLPGVPDEMKAMFETVIEEFEGDPTHVEEVRTSEPESALIDRIAAVREEFEVTIGSYPGEDVRLKVIAADAETAAAAAAWLRERVD from the coding sequence ATGCGAATCGCGGTCGTCACCGTCGGCGACGAACTGCTGTCCGGGGATACGGTCAACACGAACGCGACGTGGTTGTGTGACCGCCTCGACGAGCGCGGCGTGTCGGTCGAACGGGTCACGACCGTCCCCGACCGGATCGCCGACATCGCCCGCGTGGTCAACGAGTACCGCGCGGAGTACGACGCGGTGATCGTCACCGGGGGCGTGGGACCGACCCACGACGACGTGACGATGGACGGCGTCGCGGCCGCGTTCGGACGCGAGGTCGTCCCCAACGAGGACGCGGAAGCGTGGATCGCGGACCACGGCGACTACTCGGCTTCCGACCTCACGGAGGGGACGACCCACCTTCCGGCGGGGGCGCGGATGCTCTCCAACCCGGAGGGCGTCGCGCCGGGCGCGGTCGTCGACGGCGTCTACGTCCTCCCCGGCGTTCCCGACGAGATGAAGGCGATGTTCGAGACGGTGATCGAGGAGTTCGAGGGCGACCCGACCCACGTCGAGGAGGTGCGGACGAGCGAACCCGAGAGCGCGCTGATCGACCGGATCGCGGCCGTCCGCGAGGAGTTCGAGGTGACTATCGGGAGCTATCCGGGCGAGGACGTGCGGTTGAAAGTGATCGCGGCGGACGCGGAGACGGCAGCCGCGGCGGCCGCGTGGCTTCGGGAGCGGGTCGATTAA
- a CDS encoding cytochrome c oxidase subunit 3 has protein sequence MSTDHGDDHGHHLPAVEDWPRGFGEASWWPFITALGAGGLYLAAALYIVAGGPDSTISPMFAPMLGAASVGTFLLGLYGWLYHAFVSEFWSRGSNETSAKALRWGMIAFLGSELATFGAGFTYYFFIRAGTWPPGELPHLLGSLVLINTAILVASSVTLHWAHVAIRNNDRRKFVLGLLATLVLGVVFIGGQVYEYYEFIVHSEFTVTSGLFGSAFYGLTGLHGLHVSLGGALLAIVTIRALAGQYSAERHVSVSTVSMYWHFVDAVWIFLVVVLYAGAQLGA, from the coding sequence ATGAGTACGGATCACGGTGACGATCACGGACATCACCTTCCGGCCGTCGAAGACTGGCCGCGAGGGTTCGGCGAGGCGAGTTGGTGGCCGTTCATCACGGCACTGGGCGCAGGTGGCCTCTATCTCGCGGCCGCCCTGTACATCGTCGCAGGCGGGCCGGATTCGACGATCAGCCCGATGTTCGCCCCCATGCTCGGAGCGGCGAGCGTCGGCACGTTCCTCCTCGGCCTGTACGGCTGGCTGTACCACGCGTTCGTCTCCGAGTTCTGGTCGCGCGGCAGCAACGAGACGAGCGCGAAGGCGCTCCGCTGGGGGATGATCGCCTTCCTCGGCTCCGAACTCGCCACCTTCGGTGCGGGCTTCACGTACTACTTCTTCATCCGCGCGGGCACGTGGCCGCCGGGTGAACTCCCGCACCTGCTGGGCTCGCTCGTCCTCATCAACACCGCGATCCTGGTGGCGTCGAGTGTGACGCTCCACTGGGCACACGTCGCCATCCGGAACAACGACCGCCGGAAGTTCGTCCTCGGTCTGCTGGCCACGCTCGTCCTCGGCGTGGTGTTCATCGGCGGGCAGGTGTACGAGTACTACGAGTTCATCGTTCACTCCGAATTCACGGTCACCTCGGGGCTGTTCGGCTCGGCCTTCTACGGTCTGACCGGTCTCCACGGCCTCCACGTCTCGCTCGGCGGTGCGCTCCTCGCCATCGTCACGATCCGTGCGCTCGCGGGACAGTACTCCGCCGAGCGGCACGTCTCCGTGAGCACCGTCTCGATGTACTGGCACTTCGTCGACGCCGTCTGGATCTTCCTCGTCGTGGTGCTGTACGCCGGGGCGCAACTCGGCGCCTGA
- a CDS encoding DNA-binding protein, translated as MTDSSPTPDPTADAHVPPDATAHVCDRCGRPFVHETQLALHRGLDHAADLTAEEREAYEDAHDKEVADLRRFRLLALAALVILYFGFLMTYAVVT; from the coding sequence ATGACAGACTCCAGCCCCACACCCGACCCGACCGCCGACGCGCACGTGCCGCCGGACGCGACTGCGCACGTCTGTGATCGGTGTGGCCGGCCGTTCGTCCACGAGACGCAACTGGCGCTCCACCGCGGACTCGATCACGCGGCCGACCTCACTGCCGAGGAACGCGAGGCCTACGAAGACGCCCACGACAAGGAAGTGGCCGACCTCCGGCGCTTCAGACTGCTGGCGCTCGCGGCGCTCGTGATCCTCTACTTCGGCTTTCTGATGACGTACGCGGTAGTGACCTAG
- a CDS encoding phosphate signaling complex PhoU family protein has translation METRKVQRLGPSTLAMTLPAEWTKEHNVEKGDEVSLRMGGKGTLTVLPESASTEGSTATIHADNLDSRALERAIVAQYVLGRRVIHIQKSEGALDSEHINAVYRAETQLMGLGVIEETPERIAIRCSVDPEDFTLDNLLERLENTGSTMRGESIKAIAHGNPDLAERALNRERQANKIFVLLLRLIFMAYQNPNLARAVGLESGFPLIGYRSVAKNLELTADNAEDIGNIALDAKDNTLDVDGSTMRRIREFTDQVDEITATAVEAVVERDYDKAIAVGRMYEEITDREMELIRSLPDMPKVELLRTREVLVSLQQTAQYAMRNAEIAANLALNEESEHVTIE, from the coding sequence ATGGAAACACGTAAAGTGCAACGGCTGGGTCCTTCGACGCTGGCGATGACGCTTCCAGCCGAGTGGACCAAGGAGCACAACGTCGAGAAGGGGGACGAGGTGTCGCTTCGGATGGGCGGCAAGGGGACGCTGACCGTCCTCCCGGAGTCCGCGAGTACGGAGGGGTCGACGGCGACCATCCACGCCGACAATCTCGATTCCCGGGCGCTCGAACGCGCCATCGTCGCCCAGTACGTCCTCGGGCGGCGCGTGATTCACATCCAGAAGTCGGAGGGAGCGCTCGACAGCGAACACATCAACGCCGTCTACCGGGCGGAGACGCAGTTGATGGGGCTGGGCGTGATCGAGGAGACGCCAGAGCGCATCGCCATTCGGTGTTCGGTCGACCCCGAGGACTTCACGCTCGACAACCTCCTCGAACGCCTCGAAAACACGGGGAGTACGATGCGTGGCGAGTCGATCAAGGCCATCGCCCACGGCAACCCCGATCTGGCCGAACGCGCGCTGAACCGCGAGCGACAGGCGAACAAGATCTTCGTCCTCCTGCTTCGCCTCATCTTCATGGCCTACCAGAACCCGAACCTCGCGCGGGCCGTCGGCCTCGAATCCGGGTTCCCGCTCATCGGCTACCGCTCGGTCGCGAAGAATCTCGAACTGACCGCCGACAACGCCGAGGACATCGGGAACATCGCCCTCGACGCGAAGGACAACACCCTCGACGTCGACGGGTCGACGATGCGGCGCATCCGCGAGTTCACCGATCAGGTCGACGAGATTACGGCCACCGCCGTCGAGGCCGTCGTCGAACGCGACTACGACAAGGCCATCGCCGTCGGGCGGATGTACGAGGAGATCACCGACCGCGAGATGGAACTGATTCGGAGCCTCCCGGACATGCCGAAAGTCGAACTCCTCCGCACGCGTGAAGTGCTGGTCAGCCTCCAGCAGACCGCGCAGTACGCCATGCGCAACGCCGAAATCGCGGCGAACCTCGCGCTCAACGAGGAGTCGGAACACGTCACGATCGAGTAA
- a CDS encoding NfeD family protein, translating into MVVSTGVLQLGFELGPETLPLLLIVAGLGLSIAEAMAPGAHFAVLGVALLAAGIVGLLLGPLAGPLVLAVLVLVFGGLALVGYRRFDLYGDAGAGQTTDSDSLRGRTGRVTERVTPQSGAVKLDRGGFNPNYAARSIDGEIPVGAEVLVVDPGGGNVLTVTPMEELEDDIDAELARGRARMEAEAEESADADAATEDEPERA; encoded by the coding sequence ATGGTCGTATCGACGGGCGTCCTCCAGTTAGGGTTCGAACTCGGGCCGGAGACGCTTCCACTCCTGCTGATCGTCGCTGGCCTCGGGCTCTCCATCGCCGAGGCGATGGCGCCGGGTGCCCACTTCGCGGTTCTCGGTGTCGCGTTGCTGGCGGCCGGCATCGTGGGGCTCCTCCTCGGCCCGCTGGCCGGGCCGCTCGTCCTCGCGGTGCTCGTCCTCGTCTTCGGTGGCCTCGCGCTCGTCGGCTACCGCCGGTTCGACCTCTACGGCGACGCGGGCGCCGGGCAGACGACCGACTCGGACTCGCTCCGGGGACGGACCGGGCGCGTGACCGAACGCGTCACGCCCCAGTCGGGGGCGGTCAAACTCGATCGCGGCGGCTTCAACCCCAACTACGCGGCCCGCTCCATCGACGGCGAGATTCCGGTCGGGGCCGAGGTGCTGGTGGTCGACCCCGGCGGCGGTAACGTCCTCACGGTCACGCCGATGGAGGAGTTGGAAGACGACATCGACGCCGAACTGGCGCGAGGACGGGCGCGGATGGAAGCGGAGGCCGAGGAGTCGGCCGACGCCGACGCGGCCACCGAAGACGAACCGGAGCGGGCCTGA
- a CDS encoding DUF5803 family protein, giving the protein MNRRYALPLALLVLVVTSGCMGFFGSQPISDDRLDEAPPSPYVWDSDVNAHITITENARFQAVYRLNRSSIELFRRDGFGGRNSIPVSSVRYRYPNGTVITGTELRARGGAIDRSRSRVSVTLPSGAEGGKLAFTSSSTPKRFSLPTFVNGSYAVVLPPNRRVSVFPFGKVHPGGYDVVEDGDQRIIRWDSVETDAVSVQFYLQRDLLIFGGAAAVLAVVGVGGVFYYKRRIDELREQREELGLDVDTEDDEFSDDPPPGMG; this is encoded by the coding sequence ATGAATCGCCGGTACGCACTTCCCCTCGCGCTCCTCGTCCTCGTCGTCACGTCCGGCTGTATGGGATTTTTCGGCTCCCAGCCCATCTCGGACGACCGGCTCGACGAGGCGCCCCCGTCGCCGTACGTCTGGGACAGCGACGTGAACGCCCACATCACGATCACGGAGAACGCCCGCTTCCAAGCAGTCTACCGGCTCAACCGGTCCTCCATCGAGCTGTTCCGTCGTGACGGCTTCGGCGGACGCAACTCCATTCCCGTCTCGTCCGTCCGCTACCGCTACCCCAACGGGACGGTCATCACGGGGACGGAACTCCGGGCACGCGGCGGCGCCATCGACCGCTCGCGTTCGCGCGTGTCGGTCACGCTCCCGTCCGGTGCCGAGGGCGGCAAACTCGCCTTTACCTCCTCCAGTACGCCCAAGCGGTTCAGCCTCCCGACGTTCGTCAACGGCTCGTACGCGGTCGTGTTGCCACCGAACCGTCGGGTCTCGGTGTTCCCGTTCGGGAAGGTCCACCCCGGCGGCTACGACGTAGTCGAGGACGGTGACCAGCGGATCATCCGCTGGGACAGCGTCGAGACGGACGCCGTCTCGGTGCAGTTCTACCTCCAGCGTGACCTGCTGATCTTCGGCGGGGCGGCGGCGGTGCTGGCGGTGGTGGGCGTCGGCGGCGTCTTCTACTACAAGCGCCGGATCGACGAACTCCGCGAGCAACGCGAGGAACTCGGCCTCGACGTGGACACGGAGGACGACGAGTTCAGCGACGACCCGCCGCCGGGGATGGGGTAG
- a CDS encoding DUF4112 domain-containing protein, with protein MSDDLASAFDVAIDDLPDSVDRAAVKRMQFVAHVLDESVRIPGTDFRIGLDPLLGLLPGSGDVMSGALSLYIVVESARLGVSYATLLEMLAYVGVDVAAGSIPVVGDLFDAAWKANMRNVSLALDELSGEDADPSAEAVEIEIE; from the coding sequence ATGAGCGACGATCTGGCGTCCGCGTTCGACGTAGCGATCGACGACCTGCCCGACTCCGTCGACCGAGCGGCCGTCAAGCGCATGCAGTTCGTGGCGCACGTCCTCGACGAGAGTGTCCGGATTCCGGGGACGGACTTCCGGATCGGTCTCGACCCGCTGCTCGGTCTCTTGCCCGGGTCGGGTGACGTGATGAGCGGTGCCCTCTCGCTGTACATCGTCGTCGAATCGGCGCGCCTCGGCGTCTCCTACGCGACGCTGCTCGAAATGCTCGCCTACGTCGGCGTCGACGTGGCCGCCGGATCGATCCCCGTCGTGGGCGACCTCTTCGACGCTGCGTGGAAGGCCAACATGCGCAACGTCTCCCTCGCGCTCGACGAGTTGAGCGGCGAGGACGCCGACCCGTCGGCGGAAGCCGTCGAAATCGAGATCGAATAA
- a CDS encoding phytoene/squalene synthase family protein codes for MSRHAARPPGDRADLEWCHEAVQGVSRTFALTVDVLDEPMASYICIGYLLCRVPDTVEDADHIPPTEQARLLRKYDRMLDPDDDTDTEDFRAAVDEWLPAPEDRTEDWEVVASTPRIVRTFRALPEDVREAVTPPARELVQGMAMFVERYADEGGLRIQSREELEEYCYYAAGTVGNLVTNLLARGDLSEGRRARLYDTAEEFGLLLQLVNVAKDVYDDYTEEDNVYLPAEWLAAEGVPQDAVVDPEHESGAANVVRRTARHARSFLDDAQTYLETVPTTDGNTVAAWAIPFLLAVGTLRELLARPEDALSDTGVKISRQEVFAVVTEMTGTSSDSLADLREDIAGQPFHRASGSAD; via the coding sequence ATGTCTCGACACGCAGCTAGACCTCCCGGTGACCGGGCCGACCTCGAATGGTGTCACGAGGCGGTGCAGGGTGTCTCCCGAACGTTTGCGTTGACCGTCGACGTGCTCGACGAACCGATGGCGTCGTACATCTGTATCGGCTACCTCCTCTGTCGCGTGCCCGATACCGTCGAGGACGCGGACCACATCCCGCCGACGGAACAGGCCCGCCTCCTCCGCAAGTACGACCGAATGCTCGATCCCGACGACGACACCGACACCGAGGACTTCCGGGCGGCGGTCGACGAGTGGCTTCCCGCCCCCGAGGACCGGACCGAGGACTGGGAGGTCGTCGCCAGCACCCCACGGATCGTCCGAACCTTCCGGGCGCTCCCCGAGGACGTGCGCGAGGCGGTCACACCGCCCGCCCGCGAACTCGTGCAGGGGATGGCGATGTTCGTCGAGCGCTACGCCGACGAGGGGGGGCTCCGCATCCAGTCCCGCGAGGAACTGGAGGAGTACTGTTACTACGCCGCCGGCACCGTCGGCAACCTGGTCACCAACCTGCTGGCGCGTGGCGACCTCAGCGAGGGCCGCCGCGCCCGCCTCTACGACACCGCCGAGGAGTTCGGCCTCTTGCTCCAGCTCGTCAACGTCGCCAAGGACGTCTACGACGACTACACCGAGGAGGACAACGTCTACCTGCCGGCGGAGTGGCTGGCCGCCGAGGGCGTCCCGCAGGACGCGGTGGTCGACCCCGAACACGAGTCGGGGGCGGCGAACGTCGTCCGGCGCACCGCCCGCCACGCCCGGTCCTTTCTCGACGACGCCCAGACGTATCTGGAGACGGTGCCGACGACCGACGGCAACACCGTCGCGGCGTGGGCCATCCCCTTCCTGCTCGCGGTCGGGACGCTCCGCGAACTGCTCGCGCGCCCCGAGGACGCCCTCTCCGACACCGGCGTCAAAATCTCGAGACAGGAGGTGTTCGCCGTCGTCACCGAGATGACGGGCACCTCGTCCGACTCGCTGGCCGACCTCCGGGAGGATATCGCCGGCCAGCCCTTCCATCGAGCGAGCGGCTCCGCGGACTGA
- a CDS encoding ATP-NAD kinase family protein has product MRLGFVVNPIAGMGGRVGLKGTDGKVEEARARGATPRSPDRARRALDAIAERVPDVTLVTWGAPMGADLAREAGFDPEVLGEPAGEETTAEDTRAAVDAFLDAGVDVVSFVGGDGTAADVAEVLEGTDTPMLGIPGGVKVYSSVFAVSPEDVADVLASFERTELREVMDIDEDEYREGSVNPELRAVARVPVGEDLQSSKQTGSGNVEAVAEGFAEEVDPGVTYVLGPGSTVGAIKEALGFEGSPLGVDVWRDGEVLARDASEAEILDALGDRNVIVVSPIGGQGFIFGRGNPQLSPAVIRQCDIEVVASRAKLDDIGTLRVDTDDPNLDADLRGWTRVRVGRFESRLMEIE; this is encoded by the coding sequence ATGCGACTCGGGTTCGTGGTCAACCCCATCGCGGGCATGGGCGGACGCGTCGGCCTGAAAGGCACCGACGGCAAGGTCGAGGAGGCACGCGCCCGCGGCGCTACGCCGCGATCACCCGACCGCGCCCGCCGCGCCCTCGACGCCATCGCCGAGCGGGTGCCGGACGTGACGCTGGTGACGTGGGGGGCGCCGATGGGCGCGGACCTCGCCCGAGAGGCGGGGTTCGATCCCGAAGTGCTCGGCGAACCGGCAGGGGAGGAGACGACGGCCGAGGACACCCGCGCGGCCGTCGACGCCTTCCTCGACGCCGGCGTCGACGTGGTCTCGTTCGTCGGCGGCGACGGCACGGCCGCGGACGTGGCCGAAGTGCTGGAAGGCACCGACACCCCGATGCTGGGGATTCCCGGCGGCGTGAAAGTGTACTCCTCGGTCTTCGCCGTCTCGCCGGAGGACGTCGCGGACGTACTCGCCTCGTTCGAACGGACCGAACTGCGGGAGGTGATGGATATCGACGAGGACGAGTACCGCGAGGGATCGGTGAATCCCGAACTCCGGGCGGTCGCGCGGGTCCCCGTCGGCGAGGACTTGCAGTCGTCGAAGCAGACGGGAAGCGGGAACGTCGAGGCGGTGGCCGAGGGGTTCGCCGAGGAGGTCGACCCCGGCGTGACCTACGTCCTCGGCCCGGGGAGTACGGTCGGGGCGATCAAGGAAGCGCTGGGGTTCGAGGGCTCGCCGCTCGGCGTCGACGTGTGGCGCGACGGCGAGGTGCTCGCCCGTGACGCGAGCGAAGCCGAGATTCTCGACGCCCTCGGCGACCGCAACGTGATCGTCGTCTCGCCCATCGGCGGGCAGGGGTTCATCTTCGGCCGAGGGAACCCCCAGCTCTCGCCGGCCGTGATCCGGCAGTGTGATATCGAGGTGGTGGCGTCGCGGGCGAAACTCGACGACATCGGCACGCTCCGGGTCGACACCGACGATCCGAATCTCGACGCCGACCTGCGGGGCTGGACGCGCGTGCGCGTCGGCCGCTTCGAGTCGCGACTGATGGAAATCGAGTAA